Proteins encoded in a region of the Raphanus sativus cultivar WK10039 chromosome 8, ASM80110v3, whole genome shotgun sequence genome:
- the LOC108821096 gene encoding fimbrin-5-like → MSSYVGVVVSDPWLHSQFTQVELRTLKSKFNSNKTLLDRFTVGDLPPVFAKLNAFSGTFDEDEIKSVLDKSYSDTTDQEVDFETFLRAYLSVQARGVEKSGGSKASSSFLKSGTTTVHHAINESEKASYVSHVNSYLRDDPFLKSYLPIDPATNAFFDLVKDGVLLCKLINLAVPGTIDERAINTKKILNPWERNENLTLGLNSAKAIGCTVVNIGTQDIAEGRPYLVLGLISQIIKIQMLADLNFKKTPSLFQLVDDTQDAEELMGLAPEKVLLKWMNFHLKKAGYEKQVTNFSSDVKDGEAYAYLLNALAPEHSSHVALETKDPTERAKKVLEQAEKMDCKRYLSPKDIVDGSANLNLAFVAQIFQHRNGLTDDSSKSTSFAEMMTDDVETSREERCFRLWINSLGTATYVNNVFEDLRNGWVLLEVLDKVSPGSVNWKQANKPPIKMPFKKVENCNEVIKIGKELRFSLVNVAGNDIVQGNKKLLLAFLWQLMRYTMLQLLKNLRSHSQGKEITDADILYWANRKVKRVGRTSQAESFRDKNLSSGIFFLELLTAVEPRVVNWSLVTSGETEEDKKLNATYIISVARKLGCSIFLLPEDIIEVNQKMMLILAASIMYWSLQQQSDTESNVSEDATDEDTANSVTGEISNLSLEEASESSPIAQDQELLTKADEDKDEVDGDGDGDGENNNDA, encoded by the exons ATGTCAAGTTACGTAGGTGTTGTGGTCTCTGATCCATGGTTACATAGCCAATTCACACAAGTCGAGTTACGTACCCTTAAATCCAAG tttaactCAAATAAAACGCTCTTGGATCGTTTCACGGTTGGAGACTTACCTCCTGTGTTCGCAAAGTTGAACGCATTTAGTGGCACCTTTGATGAGGATGAGATCAAATCTGTATTGGACAAGTCTTATTCCGATACTACTGATCAAGAAGTCGATTTCGAGACTTTCCTCCGG GCCTATTTAAGTGTGCAAGCCAGAGGAGTGGAAAAGTCAGGAGGATCAAAGGCCTCTTCTTCATTCCTCAAAAGTGGCACCACCACTGTTCACCATGCCATTAACGAATCCGAAAAGGCTTCCTATGTTTCCCATGTCAATAGTTACTTGAGAGATGATCCTTTCTTGAAGTCTTACCTTCCTATAGATCCTGCTACTAATGCTTTCTTTGATCTCGTTAAAGATGGTGTTCTTTTGTG taAGCTTATAAATCTTGCTGTTCCTGGGACCATCGACGAACGAGCTATCAACACAAAGAAAATACTCAACCCATGGGAGAGGAATGAGAATCTTACTCTAGGTCTCAATTCTGCCAAAGCTATTGGATGCACTGTCGTCAACATTGGAACACAGGACATTGCTGAAGGAAGA CCATATCTTGTACTTGGATTGATATCTCAGATTATTAAG ATCCAAATGCTGGCTGATCTCAATTTTAAGAAAACTCCTTCTCTTTTCCAATTGGTGGATGACACTcag GATGCGGAGGAACTCATGGGACTGGCTCCTGAAAAAGTCTTGCTAAAATGGATGAATTTTCATCTCAAGAAAGCTGGTTATGAAAAGCAGGTTACCAATTTTTCTTCTGATGTCAAG GATGGCGAGGCGTATGCGTATCTGCTTAATGCTCTTGCTCCAGAACACAGTTCACATGTGGCATTAGAGACCAAAGACCCCACAGAAAGAGCCAAAAAGGTTCTTGAACAGGCTGAGAAGATGGATTGTAAAAGATACCTTTCTCCAAAGGATATAGTGGATGGCTCTGCAAATCTTAACCTTGCATTTGTGGCCCAAATATTTCAACACAG GAACGGATTGACTGATGACAGTTCAAAGTCGACGTCATTTGCTGAGATGATGACGGATGATGTGGAAACTTCACGAGAAGAAAGATGTTTCCGCCTCTGGATTAACAGTCTTGGAACTGCTACTTATGTCAACAATGTCTTTGAGGATCTTAGGAATGG ATGGGTTCTTCTTGAAGTTCTTGATAAAGTTTCACCTGGATCAGTCAACTGGAAACAAGCAAATAAACCTCCCATAAAAATGCCATTCAAAAAGGTTGAGAACTGCAATGAAGTCATTAAGATTGGGAAAGAGCTGCGCTTCTCGCTTGTAAATGTAGCTGGTAACGACATTGTGCAAGGAAACAAGAAACTCCTTCTCG CTTTCCTGTGGCAACTAATGAGATATACAATGCTCCAACTTCTGAAGAACTTGAGATCTCACTCGCAAGGTAAAGAAATTACAGATGCCGATATTCTATACTGGGCGAATAGGAAAGTGAAACGAGTGGGACGAACTTCTCAGGCTGAGAGCTTCAGG GACAAGAATCTGTCAAGTGGAATCTTCTTTCTTGAGCTTCTGACTGCGGTAGAGCCAAGAGTTGTCAACTGGAGCCTCGTTACCAGTGGAGAAACAg AGGAGGATAAGAAGTTGAACGCCACGTACATAATTAGTGTTGCAAGGAAGCTAGGATGCTCCATATTCTTGTTACCTGAGGATATCATTGAG GTGAACCAGAAGATGATGCTTATTCTGGCTGCTAGCATCATGTACTGGAGCCTCCAGCAACAATCAGACACAGAGTCGAATGTCTCAGAAGATGCTACTGACGAAGATACAGCAAACTCTGTTACAGGTGAAATCTCCAACTTGTCCCTTGAAGAGGCTTCCGAGTCCTCTCCGATTGCCCAAGATCAAGAATTATTGACAAAGGCAGACGAGGATAAGGATGAGgttgatggtgatggtgatggtgatggtgagaATAATAATGATGCTTAA
- the LOC108823066 gene encoding glucose-6-phosphate 1-dehydrogenase 1, chloroplastic isoform X2, with translation MATHTMIVRSSSSSSAHAASSPVKETLPLFTTRSLTFPQRKSSFSRLRLRFFAEKLSQLYSSNGCASLQDSGDNLTEEHDTKEESSTSTTLSITVVGASGDLAKKKIFPALFALFYEGCLPHDFSVFGYARTKLTHEELRVMISRTLTCRIDQRENCVDKMDQFLKRCFYHSGQYNSEEDFAELNTKLKEKEEGKLSNRLYYLSIPPNIFVDVVRCASLRASSANGWTRVIVEKPFGRDSQSSGELTRCLKQYLTEEQIFRIDHYLGKELVENLSVLRFSNLVFEPLWSRNYIRNVQLIFSEDFGTEGRGGYFDQYGIIRDIMQNHLLQILALFAMETPVSLDAEDIRSEKVKVLRSMKPLLLQDMVVGQYKGHSKGGKAYPGYTDDPTVPKNSLTPTFAAAAMFINNARWDGVPFLMKAGKALHTRGAEIRVQFRHVPGNLYKKNFATDLDKATNELVIRVQPDEGIYLRINNKVPGLGMRLDRSDLNLLYRSRYPREIPDAYERLLLDAIEGERRLFIRSDELDAAWDLFTPVLKELEQKKIVPELYPYGSRGPVGAHYLASKYNVRWGDLEDA, from the exons atGGCGACTCATACTATGATCGTTCGTTCCTCATCTTCATCCTCTGCTCACGCTGCTTCGTCTCCAGTAAAAGAGACTCTACCACTCTTCACAACTAGATCTCTCACATTCCCTCAGAGAAAATCCTCCTTCTCTCGTCTTCGGTTGAGATTCTTTGCCGAGAAACTTTCTCAGCTCTATTCCTCTAATGGCTGTGCCTCTTTACAAGACT CTGGAGATAATCTTACAGAGGAACATGACACAAAAGAAGAGTCATCAACATCAACCACTCTTAGTATTACAGTGGTTGGAGCCTCTGGAGATTTGGCCAAGAAGAAAATATTCCCTGCATTGTTTGCTCTCTTTTACGAGGGCTGTCTTCCTCATGACTTCTCTGTTTTTGGTTATGCTCGGACCAAACTCACCCATGAGGAGCTTCGTGTTATGATCAGTAGAACCTTAACTTGCCGGATAGACCAAAG GGAGAACTGTGTGGACAAAATGGATCAGTTCTTAAAGAGATGCTTTTACCATTCGGGTCAGTATAACTCGGAAGAAGATTTTGCAGAACTAAACACCAAGCTCAAAGAGAAAGAG gaAGGAAAGCTATCAAACAGGCTGTACTATTTGTCTATTCCACCAAACATATTCGTGGATGTGGTAAGGTGTGCAAGCCTAAGAGCCTCCTCAGCGAATGGCTGGACAAGAGTCATCGTCGAAAAGCCATTCGGTCGTGACTCCCAATCATCTGGAGAGTTAACCAGATGTCTTAAACAGTATCTCACAGAGGAGCAGATCTTCAGGATTGACCACTATTTGGGGAAGGAACTCGTTGAGAATCTCTCGGTGCTTCGATTCTCAAATCTTGTTTTCGAGCCTCTTTGGTCAAGAAATTACATACGCAACGTTCAGCTCATTTTCTCTGAAGACTTTGGTACAGAAGGACGCGGAGG TTACTTTGATCAATATGGAATCATACGAGACATCATGCAAAACCATCTCTTGCAAATTCTTGCACTTTTCGCAATGGAGACGCCTGTGAGCTTAGACGCTGAGGACATAAGGAGCGAGAAGGTCAAAGTTCTGAGGTCAATGAAACCGTTACTGCTTCAAGATATGGTTGTTGGTCAGTACAAAGGGCATAGCAAGGGAGGAAAGGCTTATCCTGGCTATACAGACGACCCGACAGTTCCCAAAAACAGTCTCACTCCTACGTTTGCTGCCGCGGCTATGTTCATCAACAATGCGAGATGGGACGGTGTCCCTTTCCTTATGAAAGCCGGAAAGGCTCTGCATACGAGAGGTGCAGAGATCAGGGTTCAGTTCAGACATGTCCCAGGAAACTTGTACAAGAAGAATTTCGCCACTGATTTAGACAAGGCAACTAATGAGCTGGTCATCAGAGTTCAGCCTGATGAAGGTATATACCTGAGGATCAACAACAAAGTGCCTGGTCTCGGAATGAGACTCGACCGAAGCGACCTTAACCTTCTGTATCGATCCAG GTATCCAAGAGAGATCCCAGATGCATATGAGAGGCTGCTTCTTGATGCAATTGAAGGAGAAAGGAGGTTGTTTATAAGAAGTGATGAGTTGGATGCAGCATGGGATCTATTCACACCGGTGTTGAAGGAGCTCGAGCAGAAGAAAATAGTTCCTGAGCTGTATCCATATGGGAGCAGAGGTCCTGTTGGCGCACATTACCTTGCATCTAAGTACAATGTAAGATGGGGAGATCTTGAAGATGCTTAA
- the LOC108823066 gene encoding glucose-6-phosphate 1-dehydrogenase 1, chloroplastic isoform X1, producing MATHTMIVRSSSSSSAHAASSPVKETLPLFTTRSLTFPQRKSSFSRLRLRFFAEKLSQLYSSNGCASLQDSGDNLTEEHDTKEESSTSTTLSITVVGASGDLAKKKIFPALFALFYEGCLPHDFSVFGYARTKLTHEELRVMISRTLTCRIDQRENCVDKMDQFLKRCFYHSGQYNSEEDFAELNTKLKEKEEGKLSNRLYYLSIPPNIFVDVVRCASLRASSANGWTRVIVEKPFGRDSQSSGELTRCLKQYLTEEQIFRIDHYLGKELVENLSVLRFSNLVFEPLWSRNYIRNVQLIFSEDFGTEGRGGYFDQYGIIRDIMQNHLLQILALFAMETPVSLDAEDIRSEKVKVLRSMKPLLLQDMVVGQYKGHSKGGKAYPGYTDDPTVPKNSLTPTFAAAAMFINNARWDGVPFLMKAGKALHTRGAEIRVQFRHVPGNLYKKNFATDLDKATNELVIRVQPDEGIYLRINNKVPGLGMRLDRSDLNLLYRSRYILSVSNSINQEFFNFTLFFFRVCVDRYPREIPDAYERLLLDAIEGERRLFIRSDELDAAWDLFTPVLKELEQKKIVPELYPYGSRGPVGAHYLASKYNVRWGDLEDA from the exons atGGCGACTCATACTATGATCGTTCGTTCCTCATCTTCATCCTCTGCTCACGCTGCTTCGTCTCCAGTAAAAGAGACTCTACCACTCTTCACAACTAGATCTCTCACATTCCCTCAGAGAAAATCCTCCTTCTCTCGTCTTCGGTTGAGATTCTTTGCCGAGAAACTTTCTCAGCTCTATTCCTCTAATGGCTGTGCCTCTTTACAAGACT CTGGAGATAATCTTACAGAGGAACATGACACAAAAGAAGAGTCATCAACATCAACCACTCTTAGTATTACAGTGGTTGGAGCCTCTGGAGATTTGGCCAAGAAGAAAATATTCCCTGCATTGTTTGCTCTCTTTTACGAGGGCTGTCTTCCTCATGACTTCTCTGTTTTTGGTTATGCTCGGACCAAACTCACCCATGAGGAGCTTCGTGTTATGATCAGTAGAACCTTAACTTGCCGGATAGACCAAAG GGAGAACTGTGTGGACAAAATGGATCAGTTCTTAAAGAGATGCTTTTACCATTCGGGTCAGTATAACTCGGAAGAAGATTTTGCAGAACTAAACACCAAGCTCAAAGAGAAAGAG gaAGGAAAGCTATCAAACAGGCTGTACTATTTGTCTATTCCACCAAACATATTCGTGGATGTGGTAAGGTGTGCAAGCCTAAGAGCCTCCTCAGCGAATGGCTGGACAAGAGTCATCGTCGAAAAGCCATTCGGTCGTGACTCCCAATCATCTGGAGAGTTAACCAGATGTCTTAAACAGTATCTCACAGAGGAGCAGATCTTCAGGATTGACCACTATTTGGGGAAGGAACTCGTTGAGAATCTCTCGGTGCTTCGATTCTCAAATCTTGTTTTCGAGCCTCTTTGGTCAAGAAATTACATACGCAACGTTCAGCTCATTTTCTCTGAAGACTTTGGTACAGAAGGACGCGGAGG TTACTTTGATCAATATGGAATCATACGAGACATCATGCAAAACCATCTCTTGCAAATTCTTGCACTTTTCGCAATGGAGACGCCTGTGAGCTTAGACGCTGAGGACATAAGGAGCGAGAAGGTCAAAGTTCTGAGGTCAATGAAACCGTTACTGCTTCAAGATATGGTTGTTGGTCAGTACAAAGGGCATAGCAAGGGAGGAAAGGCTTATCCTGGCTATACAGACGACCCGACAGTTCCCAAAAACAGTCTCACTCCTACGTTTGCTGCCGCGGCTATGTTCATCAACAATGCGAGATGGGACGGTGTCCCTTTCCTTATGAAAGCCGGAAAGGCTCTGCATACGAGAGGTGCAGAGATCAGGGTTCAGTTCAGACATGTCCCAGGAAACTTGTACAAGAAGAATTTCGCCACTGATTTAGACAAGGCAACTAATGAGCTGGTCATCAGAGTTCAGCCTGATGAAGGTATATACCTGAGGATCAACAACAAAGTGCCTGGTCTCGGAATGAGACTCGACCGAAGCGACCTTAACCTTCTGTATCGATCCAGGTACATACTTTCTGTTTCTAATTCTATTAATCaagaatttttcaattttactctcttttttttccgtGTGTGTGTGGATAGGTATCCAAGAGAGATCCCAGATGCATATGAGAGGCTGCTTCTTGATGCAATTGAAGGAGAAAGGAGGTTGTTTATAAGAAGTGATGAGTTGGATGCAGCATGGGATCTATTCACACCGGTGTTGAAGGAGCTCGAGCAGAAGAAAATAGTTCCTGAGCTGTATCCATATGGGAGCAGAGGTCCTGTTGGCGCACATTACCTTGCATCTAAGTACAATGTAAGATGGGGAGATCTTGAAGATGCTTAA